A region of Salvelinus namaycush isolate Seneca chromosome 9, SaNama_1.0, whole genome shotgun sequence DNA encodes the following proteins:
- the bcl6aa gene encoding BCL6A transcription repressor a, whose product MQEVSRKAISELDKMACAADSCIQFTRHASDVLLNLNRLRSRDILTDVTILVNRQQFRAHKTVLMACSGLFYTIFTDSLKCNLNAISLDPKVDPEGFAVLLEFMYTSRLTLKETLIMAIMNTAIYLQMDHVVDTCHRFIKSSDPGQANKLPRDEFLVSPLLLPQGIHAYRPHDVVDNLPGRVGPYRDGRPYGSSMFNGVNSPSNYHLYGQFPVQGFPFPLCKLTDAKNTFADFSKGGIHHKHCSPPDTSSAMRVDYSRAVSGGSANIHHAAASYFSSREEEMRKESHEGGVSQAGGVGGSRKRGFAGAAHEQQKVVLGKEHGPQMTEEDTSQQHYPLGISSAGRKGLMSSPQSPLKSDCQPNSPTESSSSKNAGLSQAGRVGAQLPQGSQDPKARNWKKYKFIVLNQRATKEEDVGLQEPVVYSPQRLGLPPYLHPSDSEHLDPQANTKLSEHGEDLPVPQTSRLHNINRALEGSQKTADSRSSLYISHLKCTSCGAPPPQHSEVCPNTPASCLAEEMMSELHSEYSDSSCENGTFFCNECDSKFAEDEALKRHMLQAHSDKPYKCDRCQAAFRYKGNLASHKTVHTGEKPYRCNICGAQFNRPANLKTHTRIHSGEKPYKCETCGARFVQVAHLRAHVLIHTGEKPYPCEICGTRFRHLQTLKSHLRIHTGEKPYHCEKCNLHFRHKSQLRLHLRQKHGAITNTKIQYRLSTTELPTDPTKAC is encoded by the exons ATGCAAGAAGTTTCTAGGAAAGCAATATCAG AGCTTGACAAAATGGCTTGCGCAGCAGACAGCTGTATCCAATTCACGCGTCACGCCAGCGACGTACTGCTGAACCTCAACCGGCTACGGAGCCGGGACATCCTCACAGACGTCACCATCCTGGTCAACAGACAGCAGTTCCGCGCTCACAAGACTGTCCTCATGGCCTGCAG tgggcTGTTCTACACTATATTTACGGACTCCCTGAAGTGTAACCTGAATGCCATCAGTCTGGACCCCAAGGTGGACCCCGAGGGGTTTGCCGTCCTGCTGGAGTTCATGTACACCTCTAGACTGACGCTGAAGGAGACTCTGATCATGGCTATCATGAACACAGCCATCTACCTACAGATGGATCACGTTGTAGACACTTGCCACAGATTCATCAAATCCAG CGACCCTGGCCAGGCCAACAAACTGCCCAGAGATGAGTTCTTAGTCAGCCCCTTGCTTTTACCTCAGGGCATCCATGCATACCGGCCCCACGATGTGGTCGACAACCTGCCCGGCCGGGTCGGCCCCTACAGAGACGGGAGGCCCTACGGCTCCAGCATGTTCAATGGGGTCAATTCCCCCAGCAACTACCACCTCTACGGTCAGTTCCCCGTCCAGGGCTTCCCTTTTCCTCTCTGCAAGCTGACAGACGCCAAAAACACGTTCGCTGACTTCTCTAAAGGCGGGATCCACCACAAGCACTGTTCACCCCCGGACACGAGCAGCGCCATGAGGGTTGATTACAGCCGGGCGGTGAGCGGGGGCTCGGCCAACATCCATCATGCAGCAGCAAGTTACTTCTCCTccagggaggaggagatgaggaaggAGAGCCATGAGGGAGGGGTCAGCCAGGCTGGTGGGGTGGGAGGCTCCAGGAAGAGAGGGTTCGCCGGGGCGGCCCACGAGCAGCAGAAGGTGGTTCTGGGTAAGGAGCACGGTCCTCAGATGACAGAGGAAGACACGAGCCAGCAGCACTACCCTCTGGGGATCTCCTCAGCCGGACGGAAGGGCCTGATGAGTAGCCCACAGAGCCCGCTCAAATCTGACTGCCAGCCTAACTCCCCCACCGAGTCCAGCAGCAGTAAGAATGCAGGTCTCTCCCAGGCCGGCCGGGTTGGTGCCCAGCTACCACAGGGCAGCCAGGACCCCAAGGCACGCAACTGGAAGAAGTACAAGTTCATCGTGCTCAATCAGAGAGCCACCAAGGAGGAGGATGTTGGGTTGCAGGAGCCGGTGGTATACTCCCCCCAGCGTCTGGGTCTGCCCCCTTACCTCCACCCTTCAGACTCAGAGCACCTGGACCCGCAGGCCAACACCAAGCTCAGTGAGCACGGAGAGGACCTGCCGGTTCCACAGACCTCCCGACTCCACAACATCAACAG AGCTCTGGAGGGATCACAGAAGACCGCTGACAGCCGCTCCTCTCTCTACATCAGCCACTTAAAGTGCACCTCCTGCGGTGCCCCGCCCCCGCAGCACTCTGAAGTGTGTCCCAACACCCCGGCTTCCTGTTTAGCGGAGGAGATGATGTCAGAGTTACACTCTGAGTACTCTGACTCCAGCTGTG AAAACGGTACGTTCTTTTGTAACGAATGTGACTCCAAGTTTGCGGAAGACGAAGCCCTGAAGCGCCACATGCTGCAGGCCCACAGTGATAAGCCATACAAGTGTGACCGCTGTCAGGCTGCTTTCCGCTATAAAGGAAACCTCGCCAGCCACAAGACAGTCCACACCG GAGAGAAGCCGTATCGCTGCAACATCTGTGGCGCTCAGTTCAACCGACCAGCTAACCTCAAGACCCATACTCGTATCCACTCAGGGGAAAAGCCATACAAATGTGAGACGTGCGGAGCTCGATTCGTGCAG GTTGCCCATCTCCGTGCCCACGTGTTGATCCACACCGGGGAGAAGCCGTACCCGTGCGAGATCTGCGGAACGCGCTTCCGTCACCTGCAGACGCTGAAGAGTCACCTGCGcattcacacaggagaaaagccctatCAT TGCGAGAAATGCAACTTGCACTTTCGCCACAAGAGTCAGCTTCGATTGCACCTCAGACAGAAACACGGAGCGATTACCAACACCAAGATCCAGTACCGCTTGTCCACTACAGAGCTGCCAACAGACCCGACCAAGGCCTGTTAA